One genomic segment of Ictalurus punctatus breed USDA103 chromosome 12, Coco_2.0, whole genome shotgun sequence includes these proteins:
- the LOC108272362 gene encoding C3a anaphylatoxin chemotactic receptor, whose protein sequence is MAFNNTFIRLIDAEVSIRNGKTTVDIDAIMENITIVFYTITILLGTTGNAVVIWMSGFHLKANVTNVWLVNLAVADLIFCLTRVTSLIKKLFYDYWPFGIFLCKFNGFFKYTNMFCSVFILAVISLDRALCVWRPVFTRQRRTLGVARLISVGVWTMAVIFSVPYYVYRQVYIGKNNLTKCSLEVPQSTAGDNRATLALYSLRFLCGFLLPFLIILTCYVLAGLGIRRTRILHKSRPLRILVCLICAFFLCWGPYHCLLLAKMVDKKSQAVKVGLPIAKGIAYFNSCVNPLLYFCMGLDTRLRFNQSLSRVYAKALAEDWEGQTSQSKACTGSGTVDDSGLVYQESK, encoded by the exons atggCCTTTAACAACACTTTTATCCGCCTTATTGATGCTGAAGTCTCCATCAGAAATGGCAAAACCACAGTGGACATTGATGCTATTATGGAAAACATCACTATTGTCTTTTACACAATCACTATCCTTTTGGGCACCACTGGAAATGCTGTGGTCATCTGGATGTCTGGATTCCATCTAAAAGCCAACGTCACCAATGTGTGGCTGGTCAACTTGGCTGTGGCAGACCTGATTTTTTGCCTCACTCGTGTTACTTCATTGATTAAGAAACTCTTCTATGATTACTGGCCCTTTGGCATCTTCCTCTGCAAGTTCAATGGATTCTTCAAGTACACCAACATGTTCTGCAGTGTATTCATCCTGGCTGTCATTAGTCTGGATCGGGCACTTTGTGTTTGGCGACCAGTGTTCACCAGGCAGCGGCGAACTCTTGGTGTAGCCAGACTCATTAGCGTTGGGGTTTGGACTATGGCAGTGATCTTCAGTGTACCATATTATGTGTACCGGCAGGTATATATAGGAAAGAACAACTTGACCAAGTGCTCCTTggag GTGCCGCAATCAACTGCAGGTGATAATAGAGCTACACTGGCCTTGTACAGCCTTCGATTCTTATGTGGATTTTTGTTACCCTTCCTCATCATCCTAACCTGCTATGTACTAGCTGGTTTAGGGATACGGCGAACACGTATCCTGCACAAATCACGACCCCTTCGAATTCTTGTTTGTTTGATCTGTGCCTTCTTCTTGTGCTGGGGGCCTTACCACTGCCTACTTCTGGCCAAGATGGTGGACAAGAAGAGCCAGGCAGTAAAAGTGGGCCTGCCCATTGCTAAGGGCATAGCCTACTTCAACAGCTGTGTTAACCCACTTTTGTACTTCTGTATGGGTCTGGACACAAGGCTGCGCTTTAACCAAAGCCTATCTCGGGTTTACGCTAAAGCTTTAGCTGAAGACTGGGAGGGGCAGACCTCGCAGTCTAAGGCATGCACAGGTTCAGGAACAGTGGATGACAGTGGACTTGTATATCAAGAGTCAAAGTGA